A stretch of the Candidatus Eremiobacteraceae bacterium genome encodes the following:
- a CDS encoding Rne/Rng family ribonuclease, with amino-acid sequence MKTELLISCDDWENRVAVLEEGSLAEIYFEREEKVIGSIYKGRVENVLPGMGASFVNIGLGRNAFLYVDDVMRDPINIGETEITDRRKGHTVNELLHPGDEVLVQIVKEPRGLKGARVSTNISLPGRYLVLMPTGRYSGVSSKIEDEDERDRLKQIMRDVRPEGMATIVRTAARGVSKAELIADLGVQLRLWHGILESFKRATAPSLLHKDLNLVFKAVRDFMTSDVESVSIDSKEQFDEIRQTLSLLGPQYLNRLKLWDGPGNLFESRGIDDELQKLLKPKIMLPSGGHLVLEHTEALTVVDVNTGKFTSGRNLEDTLVRTNIEAAAEIARQVRLRDIGGIIVVDFIDMAHERSRQQVIDTLSDALRRDRTRSTIQVFSNLGLLEFTRKRVGKDLGGQLRSDCPYCTGLGTVMSSESIAIKLLRDIRQRARNGERMKRFDVVVDPSVATQLMGWYREEFEKLGTANEFELQVFVEPQRHRESVLIETSRRTRKPLVAGREIETELLAVRMPDPSSGVAVVDGNLIEVKDAANGVGQTVKLKITAADGNIATADLSEPLQSAQRRRRRGRGRGKSAVETEAPIAPPVVAHRDEDRDEDRERDVRREPERVAAAASRQSARSKARDIPYGLDLDEDEEEDYTLRGGRQAGGAVARATSSSEKPAAKREDRSRAGRGDARQRESVRGGRGGRAPERHDRDRDRSRPQPVIVGGEGDIDFEDSDDAVVVVPGGRAPRSTAAPRSRGTVRDGRDAGREREPVREAAAPRARTPLDEEDRDESDAPRRRRRRGGRGRTAAASPTEAGRVPYDDEESDVEIVDAGRPRTIEIEPERGRARSAERDDRPRARRDERDDRPRARGVRPPERAIDEDRSEASERGERAEGRPRHRFTGPIKQLYGEPVTVDRDEEDAPSSARPPQRDRSEPVRGASPRTAGGDRARHEAIPERRPLRDRDDRPRDRDDRPRDRDDRPRDDRPRVRDDRPRGSDDRPRDRDDRPPVRDDRPRERTAPPRDRGGRRPAPSFGRPIREPDVKPGDYADLDEPEDDLDLIIAPDKPATIEVEIQHGPIPRAPRGDAGHAALPKADELGERGPRRDRGDRPERGDRPRGRGRDGGDRGRRDAGPPRTGPAMKQLYPPADMEETPLPPGAAKPPPFDSRRTPRGPMMRGPGEPPPPKGKVRQLYPPPAEPTVESEPSHRHDAIEPLDVEHNHHIGAPEPNGTSIFVSDAEELEDRRRRARERAEERRRAEALEVVDPLPAAPLPWDAPGDDDF; translated from the coding sequence TTGAAGACCGAACTGCTCATATCGTGCGACGATTGGGAAAACCGCGTCGCAGTCCTCGAAGAAGGTTCCCTCGCCGAGATCTACTTCGAACGCGAAGAAAAAGTCATCGGCTCCATCTACAAAGGCCGCGTCGAAAACGTCTTGCCCGGAATGGGCGCGAGCTTCGTGAACATCGGCCTCGGCCGCAACGCGTTCTTGTACGTCGACGACGTCATGCGCGATCCCATCAACATCGGCGAGACGGAGATCACCGATCGCCGCAAAGGCCATACGGTCAACGAGCTCCTCCATCCCGGAGACGAAGTGCTCGTGCAGATCGTCAAGGAGCCGCGCGGGCTCAAAGGCGCGCGCGTTTCCACCAACATCTCGCTGCCGGGGCGCTATCTCGTGCTCATGCCGACGGGCCGGTACTCGGGTGTCTCATCGAAGATCGAAGACGAAGACGAACGCGACCGTCTGAAGCAGATCATGCGGGATGTCCGCCCCGAAGGCATGGCGACGATCGTCCGCACGGCCGCACGCGGCGTGAGCAAAGCCGAGCTCATCGCCGATCTCGGCGTTCAGCTGCGTCTGTGGCATGGAATACTGGAATCGTTCAAACGCGCGACCGCGCCGTCGCTGCTGCACAAAGATCTCAATCTGGTCTTCAAGGCCGTGCGCGACTTCATGACGAGCGACGTCGAAAGCGTCTCGATAGATTCGAAGGAACAGTTCGATGAGATAAGACAGACGCTCTCGCTGCTCGGGCCGCAGTATTTGAACCGGCTCAAGCTGTGGGATGGGCCCGGCAACCTCTTCGAGTCGCGCGGCATCGACGATGAGCTGCAAAAACTGCTCAAGCCGAAGATCATGCTGCCGTCGGGCGGCCACCTCGTCCTCGAGCATACCGAAGCGCTGACCGTCGTCGACGTCAACACCGGCAAGTTCACGAGCGGCCGAAATCTCGAGGACACGCTTGTCCGCACGAACATCGAAGCGGCGGCTGAGATCGCGCGCCAAGTGCGCTTGCGCGACATCGGCGGCATCATCGTCGTGGACTTCATCGACATGGCGCACGAGCGCAGCCGCCAGCAGGTGATAGACACGCTCTCGGATGCGTTGCGCCGCGACCGCACGCGAAGCACGATCCAAGTGTTCTCCAACCTCGGACTGCTCGAATTCACACGCAAACGCGTCGGTAAAGATCTCGGCGGTCAGCTGAGGTCGGACTGCCCGTATTGCACGGGGCTCGGCACGGTGATGTCGAGCGAATCTATCGCGATCAAGCTATTGCGCGACATCCGGCAGCGAGCACGCAACGGGGAACGGATGAAACGTTTCGACGTCGTCGTCGATCCGTCCGTCGCGACGCAGCTCATGGGTTGGTATAGAGAAGAATTCGAGAAGCTCGGGACCGCCAACGAATTCGAATTGCAGGTCTTCGTCGAGCCGCAGCGCCACCGCGAAAGCGTGCTGATCGAGACGAGCCGGCGAACGCGCAAACCGCTCGTGGCAGGACGGGAAATCGAGACCGAGCTGCTGGCGGTCCGCATGCCCGACCCGTCGTCCGGCGTCGCCGTGGTGGACGGCAATCTCATAGAAGTCAAAGATGCGGCGAACGGCGTCGGCCAGACGGTGAAGTTGAAGATCACCGCCGCAGACGGCAACATCGCCACCGCAGACCTCTCTGAGCCGCTGCAATCGGCGCAACGCCGTCGTCGTCGCGGCCGCGGCCGCGGCAAGAGCGCGGTGGAGACCGAAGCGCCCATCGCTCCGCCGGTTGTCGCGCATCGCGACGAGGACCGAGACGAGGATCGCGAGCGCGATGTTCGGCGTGAGCCCGAGCGCGTCGCCGCCGCCGCATCGCGCCAGAGCGCGCGATCCAAGGCGCGCGACATCCCGTACGGATTGGACTTGGACGAGGACGAAGAAGAGGATTACACGCTTCGCGGCGGCCGGCAAGCCGGCGGAGCGGTAGCTCGCGCTACGTCATCATCCGAAAAACCTGCAGCAAAGCGCGAGGACAGGAGCAGAGCGGGCCGCGGTGACGCGCGTCAGCGCGAATCCGTCCGCGGCGGTCGCGGCGGTAGAGCCCCCGAACGACACGATCGCGATCGCGATCGCTCGAGACCGCAGCCCGTGATCGTGGGCGGCGAAGGCGATATCGATTTCGAGGATTCAGACGATGCAGTCGTCGTCGTGCCTGGCGGACGAGCGCCTCGAAGCACCGCGGCTCCGCGAAGCCGCGGAACGGTGCGCGACGGACGAGACGCCGGCCGGGAACGCGAACCGGTTCGAGAAGCAGCAGCGCCGCGCGCTCGCACTCCATTAGATGAAGAAGATCGTGACGAGAGCGACGCTCCACGGCGCCGGCGGCGCCGCGGCGGACGCGGACGAACCGCCGCTGCGTCTCCAACGGAAGCTGGTCGAGTCCCGTACGACGACGAGGAATCCGATGTCGAGATCGTCGACGCCGGCCGGCCACGCACGATTGAGATCGAGCCCGAGCGCGGTCGCGCGCGTTCAGCGGAACGCGATGACCGGCCTCGCGCGCGCCGCGACGAACGGGACGACCGGCCGCGCGCGCGCGGCGTGCGGCCACCGGAGCGCGCGATTGACGAGGATCGCAGCGAAGCATCCGAGCGCGGCGAGCGCGCCGAAGGAAGACCGCGTCACAGATTCACCGGGCCGATCAAGCAGCTCTACGGTGAGCCGGTCACGGTCGATCGCGACGAAGAAGACGCGCCCAGCAGCGCACGTCCGCCTCAGCGTGACCGATCCGAGCCCGTTCGCGGAGCGAGTCCGAGAACGGCCGGCGGCGACCGCGCGCGTCACGAAGCGATTCCGGAGCGGCGGCCGCTGCGCGACCGCGACGACAGACCACGCGACCGCGACGATAGACCGCGCGATCGCGACGACAGACCGCGCGACGATAGACCGCGCGTCCGTGACGACAGACCGCGCGGCAGCGACGACAGACCTCGCGACCGCGACGACAGACCTCCTGTCCGAGATGACCGGCCACGCGAGCGAACCGCGCCGCCGCGAGATCGCGGAGGCCGTCGACCGGCACCTTCGTTTGGCCGACCAATTCGAGAACCGGACGTCAAGCCCGGCGACTATGCCGATCTCGACGAACCGGAAGACGATCTCGACTTGATCATCGCGCCCGACAAGCCCGCGACGATCGAAGTGGAGATACAGCATGGTCCGATCCCGCGCGCGCCACGCGGCGACGCGGGGCACGCCGCGCTTCCCAAAGCGGACGAGTTAGGAGAACGCGGTCCGCGTCGCGATCGCGGTGATCGACCCGAACGCGGCGACCGGCCGCGGGGCCGGGGTCGAGACGGGGGCGATCGGGGACGGCGCGATGCCGGACCACCGCGCACCGGCCCGGCGATGAAGCAGCTCTATCCGCCGGCGGATATGGAAGAGACGCCGCTTCCGCCTGGCGCAGCAAAGCCGCCGCCGTTCGATTCGCGACGCACGCCTCGCGGCCCGATGATGCGCGGTCCCGGCGAGCCGCCGCCGCCGAAGGGCAAAGTGCGTCAGCTCTACCCGCCGCCGGCCGAGCCGACGGTCGAGTCCGAACCATCGCATAGGCATGACGCGATCGAACCGCTCGACGTGGAGCACAACCATCATATCGGCGCTCCCGAGCCGAACGGCACCTCGATCTTCGTGAGCGATGCGGAGGAGCTTGAAGATCGCCGCCGGCGAGCTCGCGAACGGGCCGAGGAACGCAGGCGCGCCGAAGCGCTCGAGGTCGTGGACCCGCTACCCGCGGCGCCGCTTCCATGGGATGCGCCCGGCGACGACGACTTCTAA
- a CDS encoding gamma carbonic anhydrase family protein: protein MANLLTFKGKTPRIGRGVFLAPNATLIGDVEIGDGASVWFGAVLRGDEAGIRIGARTSVQDNVVIHVYEGHDTIVEDDVTIGHGAILEACKIGRGALIGMNAVVLNRAEVGERALIAAGTVVLEDQTIPPDVLAAGAPARVKKQLEGSSRTWSQVSTNAYVRLTAEYLAEGLDR, encoded by the coding sequence ATGGCCAACCTGCTCACTTTCAAAGGCAAGACGCCGCGGATAGGCCGCGGCGTTTTCCTGGCGCCGAACGCCACGCTGATCGGCGATGTGGAGATCGGCGACGGAGCGAGCGTGTGGTTCGGCGCTGTCCTGCGCGGAGACGAAGCGGGCATCCGCATCGGAGCGCGCACCTCGGTGCAGGACAACGTCGTCATTCACGTCTACGAAGGTCATGATACGATCGTCGAAGACGATGTCACGATCGGGCACGGCGCGATACTCGAAGCATGCAAGATCGGTCGCGGGGCGCTCATCGGTATGAACGCGGTGGTGCTCAATCGCGCAGAGGTCGGCGAACGCGCGCTGATCGCTGCAGGCACCGTCGTGCTCGAAGATCAGACGATTCCGCCCGACGTCCTCGCAGCCGGCGCGCCCGCAAGAGTCAAGAAGCAACTCGAGGGCAGTTCGCGCACGTGGTCGCAAGTCTCGACAAACGCATACGTGCGCTTGACCGCCGAATATCTCGCCGAAGGCCTCGACCGATAA
- a CDS encoding type IV pilus twitching motility protein PilT codes for MDTFNGRASQGRDLDTLLREMVALGASDLHLKAAVPPIVRVHGTLKPLGDKPLSLPECENIVFSSMTHAQQQEFMETKELDFAYGLHGHGRFRVNAFFQRGTVSAAFRTVRLDIPSMEELRVPQVLKALCEQQDGIILLTGATGTGKSTTLAAMIDYINATQRRHIVTIEDPIEYIHVDKQSIISQREVGIDTGSFTVALKQSLRQDPDVILIGEMRDPETIITALTAAETGHLVLSTLHTQNTIQALERIMDALPEGNRKQFTVQLSTSLRAIVSQRLLVRLDGGGRVPAVEVLIATPTIRSLILEGKFGDMYQYMAAGKYDGMQTFTQSLLDLYQSGLVTEKEAFSKADKPTEFRLAIEGHVTSGADMQETAAW; via the coding sequence GTGGATACCTTCAACGGCAGGGCCTCACAAGGCAGAGATCTGGACACGCTCCTCCGCGAGATGGTCGCTTTGGGCGCCTCCGATTTGCATTTGAAAGCAGCCGTGCCGCCCATCGTGCGCGTTCACGGCACCCTCAAGCCCCTCGGTGACAAACCGCTCTCGCTCCCCGAGTGCGAGAACATCGTCTTCTCCTCGATGACGCACGCGCAACAGCAAGAGTTCATGGAGACGAAAGAGCTCGACTTCGCATACGGCCTGCATGGCCACGGCCGTTTCCGCGTCAATGCATTTTTCCAGCGCGGCACCGTCAGCGCCGCGTTCCGAACGGTACGCCTCGACATTCCGAGCATGGAGGAACTGCGCGTTCCGCAAGTGCTCAAGGCGCTGTGCGAGCAGCAAGACGGCATCATCCTGCTGACCGGCGCGACGGGCACCGGCAAGTCGACGACGCTGGCCGCGATGATCGACTACATCAACGCGACGCAACGCCGGCACATCGTGACGATCGAAGATCCGATCGAATACATCCACGTCGACAAGCAATCGATCATCTCGCAACGCGAAGTCGGCATCGACACGGGCTCGTTCACCGTCGCGCTGAAACAGTCGCTGCGTCAAGATCCGGACGTCATCCTCATCGGCGAGATGCGCGACCCAGAGACGATCATCACGGCGCTCACCGCGGCAGAGACCGGACACCTCGTTCTCTCCACGCTGCATACGCAGAACACCATTCAAGCGCTCGAGCGCATCATGGATGCCCTGCCCGAAGGCAACCGCAAGCAGTTCACCGTGCAGCTGTCCACGAGTCTCAGAGCGATCGTCTCGCAGCGTCTTCTCGTGCGCCTCGACGGCGGCGGACGCGTGCCGGCGGTCGAAGTGCTCATCGCGACGCCGACGATCCGCAGCTTGATCCTCGAAGGCAAGTTCGGCGATATGTATCAGTATATGGCCGCCGGAAAATACGATGGCATGCAGACGTTCACGCAGTCGCTGCTCGACCTCTATCAAAGCGGTCTGGTGACGGAAAAAGAGGCCTTTTCGAAGGCGGACAAGCCGACGGAATTCCGGTTGGCGATCGAAGGCCACGTCACGAGCGGCGCGGACATGCAAGAAACGGCCGCCTGGTAG
- a CDS encoding TonB-dependent receptor codes for MALAVRFARALAFVGVLLSLWQGSQVRAGTTGSIQGFVSDASGHPIAGASVSVSSPVYSSHTVSGANGFFALNGLPPDTYTVTASRTGFATSQYPGVTVTQDQTVRTDIRLAADVRVLGKETVRGSTSIYQPRQTADAYTINSQAITNITGTPQNLSETAVLDALPGITTDSNGYPVIRAGAENDEGFQYDGVDATEPVSGQFINSLVLNGVSRLVLSTGGYDVTNGNTNSGVVNVVVKRGTYPGTGESTGSINYPNFDHRLAFDFGQASPDNRFSYYFSFTGLRDAITYGDDKTFYPLAGGGLKYAPGNDLLANFVYHFGSHQENELQYFADTGTNLFQFGYAQDSTILPYDSNNLVTRLRSGLGLFADPNAAVSDFAPLFPGQVAVLQNIGYDDHQTEDHNIEKINLKHQFSASSFGEFRVTRTDSLVNFILPWNGGAQSGQYEFVHSSSRALAFDYTNQLNSRHDVTLGGDTNYTLPDFAISRPTLALQTDPLECGELCGLLGLAGSLGNPNAPQGYVQGIAALDGSSATGLPLSTLPDSASLAKDPLHRNDLYVKDDFTPADRLDITFGVRWDQEVIDLPSNAAALNQYYTVDSAGLYHVLPGPAITSDVTRPSQVSPRLAVAYQAGSRDALRFSFGKNIEFTPLSNIENTYAVNPRLASCNMASGCFTPLPGFGTTNHIANLYQQILVDLNTNSFAQYTPVRPQRAVNYDLSWNHDFGQGLALRVTPYYRKGYDYVAVSTPLLFKLSDGTPVFGPGREENAGINFNTGVELSIQKSAVFGLSGFVSATYDNTLANYDSDFFPAVNNAAIALNHLFHVSYVAPVTATAGLSYQSHHGFHASVEVPYESGYRYGVGKHTWVFGGPNGTTPEEVLNTDLASPVGNYYFTDPSNPGTIEHPNITGSLGTADGNDPGTLKGPAEAFVNVAISQDIGSGPSRMSLGLNANNILGNYSISEPIDSARYHNNGLGGYASNSGISGLLGLEPYRYRLQPSYYLNEPVGAARTYTLFVNIKY; via the coding sequence ATGGCACTGGCGGTCAGATTTGCGCGCGCGTTAGCTTTTGTGGGCGTTCTCCTCTCGCTTTGGCAAGGAAGCCAGGTCCGCGCCGGCACGACCGGCTCGATCCAGGGTTTCGTCTCCGACGCCAGCGGACATCCGATCGCGGGCGCCTCGGTCTCCGTCTCGTCGCCCGTCTATTCGAGCCACACGGTAAGCGGCGCAAACGGCTTTTTCGCGCTGAACGGCCTGCCGCCGGATACGTACACGGTCACGGCGTCGCGGACCGGCTTTGCGACGAGTCAGTATCCTGGTGTCACGGTCACCCAGGACCAGACCGTGAGAACGGATATCCGCTTGGCTGCGGACGTCAGAGTTCTGGGCAAGGAGACGGTTCGCGGTTCGACTTCGATCTATCAGCCGCGACAGACGGCAGATGCATATACCATCAATAGCCAGGCGATCACCAACATCACAGGGACACCGCAGAATCTGTCCGAGACAGCTGTCCTCGACGCGCTGCCCGGCATCACCACCGACTCAAATGGATACCCCGTGATCCGCGCCGGCGCCGAAAACGACGAGGGATTTCAGTACGATGGCGTCGATGCGACCGAACCGGTCAGCGGACAATTCATCAACAGCCTCGTGCTCAACGGCGTGTCGAGGCTCGTGCTTTCGACCGGCGGTTACGATGTCACGAACGGCAACACCAATTCCGGTGTCGTCAACGTCGTGGTGAAGCGCGGAACGTACCCAGGCACCGGCGAGTCGACCGGCTCCATCAATTATCCGAACTTCGATCATCGCCTGGCGTTCGACTTCGGTCAAGCAAGCCCCGACAACCGCTTTAGCTACTACTTTTCCTTTACGGGTTTGAGGGACGCCATCACATACGGCGACGACAAGACGTTCTATCCGCTCGCCGGAGGCGGACTCAAATATGCTCCCGGCAACGACTTGCTCGCGAATTTCGTCTATCACTTCGGCAGCCACCAAGAAAACGAGCTCCAATATTTCGCCGACACCGGCACGAATCTGTTCCAGTTCGGCTACGCTCAGGATTCCACGATTCTGCCGTACGACTCGAATAATCTCGTGACGCGGCTGCGTTCCGGCCTCGGCCTTTTCGCCGATCCAAACGCGGCGGTCTCCGATTTTGCCCCGCTCTTCCCTGGTCAGGTCGCGGTCCTTCAGAATATCGGCTACGACGATCATCAAACGGAAGACCACAACATCGAGAAGATCAATCTCAAACACCAGTTCAGCGCGTCGAGCTTTGGCGAATTTCGCGTTACCCGAACGGACTCGCTGGTGAACTTCATCTTGCCTTGGAACGGCGGCGCGCAGTCCGGTCAATACGAATTCGTGCACTCGAGCAGCCGGGCGCTGGCATTTGACTACACAAACCAGTTGAATTCGCGTCACGATGTCACGCTCGGCGGCGACACGAACTACACCTTGCCCGATTTCGCCATCAGCCGTCCGACGCTCGCATTGCAGACCGACCCTCTGGAGTGCGGCGAATTATGCGGGCTTCTCGGATTGGCCGGTTCGCTCGGTAATCCGAACGCGCCGCAAGGCTACGTTCAGGGCATCGCCGCGCTTGACGGCAGTTCCGCGACCGGCCTGCCTCTGAGCACTCTGCCCGACTCCGCAAGCCTCGCGAAGGATCCTCTGCATCGAAACGACCTCTACGTGAAAGATGATTTCACGCCAGCCGATCGCCTCGACATCACATTTGGCGTCCGATGGGATCAAGAAGTCATCGACCTGCCGTCGAATGCAGCGGCCCTGAACCAATACTACACCGTGGACAGCGCCGGACTCTATCACGTGCTGCCGGGGCCTGCCATCACCTCGGACGTGACGCGGCCCAGCCAAGTCAGCCCTCGGCTCGCCGTCGCTTACCAGGCCGGCTCACGCGACGCGCTCCGCTTTTCGTTCGGGAAGAACATCGAATTCACGCCGCTCAGCAACATCGAGAACACGTACGCCGTGAACCCAAGGTTGGCGAGCTGCAACATGGCAAGCGGCTGCTTCACGCCGCTCCCCGGTTTTGGAACCACGAATCACATCGCAAATCTCTATCAGCAGATCCTGGTCGACCTCAACACGAACAGTTTTGCTCAGTACACGCCCGTGCGTCCGCAGCGCGCGGTCAACTACGACCTGTCGTGGAATCACGACTTCGGCCAAGGCCTTGCGTTGCGCGTTACTCCCTATTACCGCAAGGGCTACGACTACGTCGCGGTCAGTACGCCGTTGTTGTTCAAGCTCAGCGACGGAACTCCAGTATTCGGTCCGGGCCGCGAAGAGAATGCCGGGATCAACTTCAACACCGGTGTGGAACTTTCGATCCAGAAATCCGCGGTCTTCGGATTGAGCGGTTTCGTGTCCGCGACATACGACAATACTCTCGCCAACTACGACAGCGACTTCTTCCCGGCGGTGAACAACGCGGCGATCGCCCTGAATCACCTGTTCCACGTCTCGTATGTCGCGCCGGTGACCGCAACGGCCGGTCTAAGCTATCAATCGCACCACGGATTCCACGCGAGCGTCGAAGTGCCGTATGAATCGGGCTACCGCTACGGTGTCGGAAAGCATACGTGGGTGTTTGGCGGCCCCAACGGCACGACGCCCGAGGAGGTCCTCAATACAGACCTCGCATCACCGGTCGGCAACTACTACTTCACGGATCCATCAAACCCGGGCACGATAGAACACCCGAACATCACCGGCTCGCTTGGCACGGCGGACGGCAACGATCCCGGTACCCTCAAAGGACCGGCTGAGGCGTTTGTCAATGTCGCGATCTCGCAAGACATAGGTTCCGGCCCGAGTCGTATGTCGCTCGGCCTGAATGCGAACAACATCTTGGGAAATTACAGTATCAGCGAGCCGATCGACAGCGCGCGGTACCACAACAACGGCCTCGGCGGATATGCGTCAAATTCCGGCATCTCCGGATTGCTCGGCCTTGAGCCGTACCGATACCGGCTACAACCAAGCTACTACCTCAACGAACCGGTCGGCGCAGCGCGCACCTATACGCTGTTCGTGAACATAAAATACTAG
- the tpx gene encoding thiol peroxidase: MDQATERSGIVTWKGAPVTLQGTAVKAGDKAPDFRLAAADLSSVTRDDVIDHGKRAALLIVVPSLDTGVCSIETAKFSKLVGELPAEKIKTYAVSMDLPFAQKRWCVAETVSNIEMLSDFRDHSFGMAFGVRMKEKGLLARSIFIIAADGTVRYVQVVPDGTHEPDYEAALAAARSAAGI, from the coding sequence GTGGATCAGGCAACCGAGCGAAGCGGCATCGTGACATGGAAGGGCGCGCCGGTCACCTTGCAAGGTACGGCGGTGAAAGCCGGCGACAAGGCTCCCGATTTTCGGCTTGCGGCGGCCGACCTATCGAGCGTGACTCGCGACGACGTCATCGATCATGGAAAACGCGCGGCGCTGCTGATCGTCGTGCCGTCGCTCGACACCGGCGTCTGCTCGATCGAGACGGCGAAATTCAGCAAGCTCGTCGGGGAGCTTCCGGCAGAGAAAATCAAGACGTACGCGGTGAGCATGGATCTGCCGTTTGCGCAGAAGCGCTGGTGCGTTGCGGAAACCGTCAGCAACATCGAGATGCTGTCGGATTTCCGCGACCACTCATTTGGCATGGCCTTCGGCGTGCGGATGAAGGAAAAGGGATTGCTCGCGCGATCGATCTTCATCATCGCCGCCGATGGTACGGTGCGTTACGTGCAGGTCGTTCCCGACGGCACGCACGAGCCGGACTACGAGGCCGCGTTGGCCGCGGCGAGATCGGCGGCGGGCATCTAG
- a CDS encoding winged helix-turn-helix domain-containing protein has protein sequence MKVFLESRTVANVTLYPDLASLTVDGRPISVSSTEFALARALFDEPGTIVSRERFYTVLRGSGGREAANLLNVFIHSVRRKLRNAGARAKLATVRGRGYVVTAPQPLEQPAYRHASPIRNGRKAHNRGQ, from the coding sequence ATGAAAGTCTTTCTCGAGTCTAGAACTGTCGCGAACGTCACGCTCTATCCAGACTTGGCGTCGCTCACGGTCGATGGCCGGCCGATCTCGGTGAGTTCCACGGAGTTCGCCTTAGCGCGGGCGCTTTTCGACGAACCGGGAACCATCGTGTCGCGCGAACGATTCTACACCGTGTTGCGCGGCAGCGGCGGTCGCGAGGCAGCGAACTTACTGAATGTCTTCATTCATAGCGTTCGGCGCAAACTGCGCAACGCGGGCGCGCGCGCCAAACTAGCCACCGTGCGAGGCCGCGGCTACGTGGTCACCGCGCCACAACCGTTGGAACAACCTGCCTACCGTCACGCCAGTCCCATTCGGAACGGTCGAAAGGCTCATAACCGGGGACAATGA
- a CDS encoding nucleotidyltransferase family protein — translation MKRRSTMASEALTAVALAGGRLESDFAAAGHSVANKAYLPLDGVLMLERVLGSLRAAKTIDRIRCVTPRDAFDAAFGERGSTLADEIVAPGDGLIDSLINGLLGLAPERRVLVVATDIPLARGEHYDAFVSRAAGDQWDVSYGYVRREAHVAQYPAVRHTWARLRGGAMCGSGVTVVRAGSMEGLAVLLRRIAAARKSPLRLAGIFSAALVFRYVFGTLTLASVERRASELSGLRCRGVDCEYPELAVNVDRLSDLSEVERILDGREAT, via the coding sequence ATGAAACGGCGTTCTACGATGGCGAGTGAAGCGCTCACCGCGGTCGCTCTCGCCGGCGGGCGGCTTGAATCAGATTTTGCCGCGGCCGGGCATTCGGTCGCGAATAAAGCGTATCTTCCGCTGGACGGCGTGCTCATGCTCGAGCGAGTGCTCGGTTCTCTGCGCGCAGCGAAGACGATAGACCGCATCCGGTGCGTGACCCCGCGCGACGCGTTCGATGCCGCATTCGGCGAGCGCGGCTCGACGCTTGCAGATGAGATCGTGGCTCCCGGCGACGGCCTGATCGATAGTCTGATCAACGGATTGCTCGGCTTGGCGCCCGAACGGCGCGTGCTTGTCGTCGCCACCGATATCCCGCTCGCTCGCGGCGAGCACTACGATGCCTTTGTCTCGCGCGCCGCGGGCGACCAATGGGACGTGTCGTACGGCTACGTGAGACGCGAGGCCCACGTCGCGCAATACCCGGCGGTTCGACACACGTGGGCCCGCTTGCGGGGCGGCGCGATGTGCGGAAGCGGTGTCACGGTGGTCCGGGCCGGTTCGATGGAAGGTCTCGCGGTCTTGCTGCGCCGCATCGCCGCGGCGCGGAAGTCGCCGCTGCGGCTGGCTGGTATCTTCTCCGCCGCACTCGTCTTTCGGTATGTGTTCGGAACGTTGACGCTTGCGAGCGTTGAGCGGCGAGCGAGCGAGCTCTCCGGTCTGCGATGTCGCGGCGTCGATTGCGAATATCCGGAACTTGCGGTCAATGTCGATCGCCTTTCCGACCTCAGCGAGGTCGAGCGGATTCTCGATGGGCGCGAAGCGACGTAG